One part of the Bacteroidia bacterium genome encodes these proteins:
- a CDS encoding 7TM diverse intracellular signaling domain-containing protein, which produces MCITNTAKGDPIHVSVVLSPANQVIDLQSQLNDQWFKPQRGKEVKLILNLKSEYSDSASFIILPGNWDKIWGYYQISEGKKEKLLSGHFIPDSWKAPKAIIFYDNCIDQRMGLQNQLRVKLPPNEETYLEITALQFTDLDVRSSLIVRPLSMDLDLHGPIRVIFHSLFLGIILVLFIYHLIIFLGSKEPIYLYYSLYMVCLILHSLDYNGLISEFILDEIPNYRPNIRNLADNGIVIFYLLLLKEMTNLKKLKPAYDKWVQALIWIQFINLIIGTFILGVSYEIFGVLGFNFLITAPGVLFVFLIAPLVMKKGDRAARYFICGSIFLAFGNLLNAVLFLLGFEGTHLLGYFDRINFFQLSTLIELACFSFALAMRTRKNDLEQSRIKAADQIKSRLFRYLFLQSRAPLTLILGPTQSMLKSLKEKTPIDRDAYSYYLKNIQIHAGRLQDSTDQLLELTKIDEGRMKVNASRFLLKDLLDEILRFVQPLAKDRGFELEIFNEADGLEVATDREKLFMILDNLIKRAFIDLNDKGKLRLGISTDKQHFHINVWNTGQGVSEKLLKKVFNRFHQFQTEEVENRNLTGIRLAVSYELSKILGGKLEIDGKQGEFTSFTLSLPLGTAHIKAHEWMQESDEEEGEKSFIETTLTAPPIQQTKSEDGTKASVLIVDNDRELRNFIAFELQKDFQLYLAENGEQALALAEEHLPDLIVSDIKMPGLTGFDLSTRIKKSPTMGHIPVLLLSGEPEDEVQLNGYQMGADAFLLKPFHPDFLKTRIHQMIHQRRELKEKYLKEFLTNTSSSNGETKKQVEADKVFSAHDQEFINKVRESLDLNLKNTDYGVSVLAEDANYERRQLTRKIKEIFEVAPGELIRNNKINIAKDLLMNTNMQVIEIALEVGYKEVASFRKAFKDLVGKSPTQFRKNGSAE; this is translated from the coding sequence ATGTGCATTACCAATACTGCAAAAGGGGACCCTATACACGTATCGGTAGTTTTAAGCCCTGCAAATCAAGTAATTGACCTCCAGAGCCAGTTAAATGATCAATGGTTCAAACCGCAGAGAGGAAAAGAAGTAAAGCTAATCTTAAATCTTAAAAGCGAATACTCAGATTCTGCCAGTTTTATTATCCTTCCCGGTAATTGGGATAAAATCTGGGGCTACTATCAAATTAGTGAGGGGAAAAAAGAAAAGCTGTTGTCTGGCCATTTTATTCCTGACTCCTGGAAAGCTCCCAAAGCTATTATCTTCTATGATAATTGCATAGACCAGCGAATGGGCTTGCAAAACCAATTGAGGGTCAAACTTCCCCCCAATGAAGAGACCTACCTGGAAATCACAGCTCTGCAATTTACCGATTTGGATGTTCGTTCAAGCCTGATCGTGAGGCCCCTGTCCATGGACCTGGATCTGCATGGTCCTATTCGGGTTATTTTTCATTCTCTCTTTTTGGGCATCATCCTGGTTCTCTTTATTTACCATTTGATCATATTTTTGGGCAGTAAAGAACCCATTTACCTTTACTATTCCCTGTATATGGTCTGCCTGATCCTGCATAGCCTGGATTATAATGGCTTGATCTCTGAGTTTATTCTGGATGAGATACCCAATTACCGTCCGAATATCAGAAACCTTGCTGACAATGGAATTGTCATATTCTATTTGTTGCTCCTTAAGGAAATGACCAATCTCAAGAAGCTTAAACCTGCATATGACAAATGGGTGCAAGCCTTGATTTGGATTCAATTTATCAACCTGATTATAGGCACCTTCATTTTAGGAGTAAGCTATGAGATCTTCGGAGTGCTTGGATTTAATTTCCTAATCACAGCTCCTGGTGTTCTTTTTGTCTTCCTGATAGCTCCTTTGGTGATGAAAAAAGGAGACAGAGCAGCCCGATATTTTATTTGTGGTTCGATCTTCCTTGCCTTTGGCAATTTGCTCAATGCCGTCCTCTTTTTGCTTGGCTTTGAAGGAACACACCTGCTAGGTTATTTTGATCGGATCAACTTTTTTCAGTTATCTACCTTGATCGAATTGGCTTGTTTCTCTTTTGCTTTGGCTATGAGAACAAGAAAGAATGATCTCGAGCAGAGTCGAATCAAGGCAGCTGACCAGATTAAATCTCGTTTGTTCAGATACCTTTTCTTGCAAAGTAGAGCTCCTCTTACCCTCATTTTGGGACCTACCCAATCCATGCTGAAAAGCCTGAAAGAAAAAACACCCATAGATAGGGATGCCTATTCCTATTATCTGAAAAATATACAGATCCATGCAGGAAGACTGCAGGATAGTACAGATCAATTACTGGAACTGACCAAAATAGATGAAGGTCGGATGAAGGTCAATGCCAGCCGCTTTCTACTTAAAGATTTGTTGGATGAAATTCTCCGCTTTGTACAACCCCTGGCAAAAGACAGAGGTTTCGAGCTGGAAATCTTTAATGAGGCTGATGGACTGGAAGTTGCAACAGATCGGGAAAAACTATTTATGATTCTCGATAACCTGATTAAAAGAGCCTTTATTGATCTAAATGATAAAGGCAAACTCAGGCTCGGGATTAGTACAGATAAGCAACATTTCCATATTAATGTCTGGAATACGGGCCAGGGAGTTTCAGAAAAGCTCTTGAAAAAAGTATTCAACCGCTTTCATCAATTTCAGACAGAAGAAGTCGAAAATCGCAACCTTACAGGTATACGGCTGGCAGTATCCTATGAATTATCTAAGATTCTGGGAGGTAAATTGGAAATTGATGGAAAACAAGGGGAATTTACAAGTTTTACCCTAAGCTTGCCCCTGGGAACGGCTCATATCAAAGCACATGAGTGGATGCAGGAGTCTGATGAAGAAGAGGGAGAAAAGTCATTTATTGAAACGACCCTGACTGCACCCCCTATTCAACAGACCAAAAGTGAGGATGGAACTAAGGCTTCTGTCCTGATCGTTGATAATGATCGGGAATTGAGAAACTTTATCGCATTTGAATTACAAAAGGACTTCCAGCTGTATCTGGCCGAAAATGGGGAGCAGGCCCTTGCATTGGCGGAAGAGCACCTTCCGGATTTGATTGTTTCAGATATCAAGATGCCCGGTTTAACAGGTTTTGATCTCTCCACTCGTATAAAAAAATCTCCAACAATGGGGCATATTCCAGTTTTGCTTCTTTCAGGAGAACCCGAAGACGAAGTGCAGTTGAATGGATATCAGATGGGTGCAGATGCCTTCTTGCTGAAACCCTTCCATCCAGACTTTCTCAAAACGCGCATACACCAAATGATTCACCAGCGGAGAGAGCTGAAGGAAAAATATTTGAAGGAATTCCTTACAAATACTTCTTCATCAAATGGAGAAACTAAGAAACAAGTTGAAGCTGATAAAGTCTTCTCTGCACATGACCAGGAGTTCATAAATAAAGTTCGAGAAAGTCTTGATCTCAATCTCAAGAATACAGACTATGGGGTTTCTGTATTGGCTGAGGATGCCAATTATGAGAGACGACAACTGACCCGGAAGATCAAGGAGATCTTTGAGGTCGCCCCAGGCGAACTTATTCGAAATAATAAAATCAACATAGCAAAGGACCTCTTAATGAATACCAATATGCAGGTAATAGAGATCGCTTTGGAAGTTGGATATAAAGAGGTCGCCAGCTTTCGAAAGGCCTTTAAGGACCTGGTTGGGAAAAGTCCTACACAATTTCGTAAAAATGGGTCCGCGGAATAA
- a CDS encoding hemolysin III family protein, translating to MQSFNLKEELANSLTHGLGVILGIIGVPVLISYAINHDNVLHLWGVSIFSVSLLMLYLFSTLYHSIQHPEVKPVLRILDHIAIYFLIAGSYTPFIFFFMNGESGYLFLILLWTCALLGSILKIFFTGRFNILSTIIYLMMGWTIVFIAKPIFSAMSFEGILWVAIGGGAYTLGVIFYLWKNLRFSHAIWHLFVLTGTVSHYIAILYSMDFLSKTA from the coding sequence ATGCAAAGTTTTAATCTCAAAGAAGAGCTGGCCAATAGCCTTACCCATGGATTGGGAGTGATATTGGGAATTATCGGTGTACCCGTCCTGATCAGCTATGCGATCAACCACGACAATGTCCTTCATTTGTGGGGGGTAAGCATATTTAGCGTGAGTTTATTAATGCTTTATCTTTTTTCCACTCTTTACCATAGCATACAGCATCCGGAAGTGAAGCCCGTTTTGAGAATTCTGGATCACATCGCCATATATTTTCTGATCGCAGGAAGTTATACGCCCTTTATCTTCTTTTTTATGAATGGGGAAAGCGGCTATTTATTCCTGATTCTTCTATGGACTTGTGCCCTGCTGGGAAGCATACTTAAAATCTTCTTTACGGGTAGGTTCAATATTCTTTCTACGATCATTTACCTCATGATGGGCTGGACCATAGTCTTCATTGCGAAGCCCATATTCTCTGCGATGTCCTTTGAAGGAATCCTCTGGGTAGCTATTGGGGGAGGGGCCTATACCCTGGGAGTCATCTTCTACCTTTGGAAGAATTTACGCTTTAGCCACGCCATCTGGCACCTCTTCGTCCTGACAGGAACAGTCAGCCACTACATCGCCATTTTATACTCCATGGATTTCTTGTCAAAAACTGCCTGA
- a CDS encoding 4-hydroxy-3-methylbut-2-enyl diphosphate reductase, which yields MLQVEIDSNSGFCFGVVYAIEMAEDHLKEHGQLYCLGDIVHNDKEVERLQELGLEIISHDELKELKNATILIRAHGEPPETYLTALENNLELIDASCPVVLKLQNRIRNAYDEDRQIVILGKKGHAEVNGLVGQTQQEAIVISSEEEAEKLQIDKPVSLFSQTTKGTKLLYNIREKMNDKFEDFKFNDTICRQVSNREPELQKFSDKHEVIIFVSGKKSSNGKALYQTCKSVNPESYFISGVEELDLDWIRGKKSIGICGATSTPMWLMEEVADFINKQQTESLPA from the coding sequence ATGCTTCAAGTTGAAATCGATTCGAATTCTGGTTTCTGTTTTGGCGTAGTTTATGCCATCGAAATGGCTGAAGATCACCTGAAAGAACATGGGCAATTGTATTGCCTGGGGGATATCGTGCATAATGACAAAGAAGTAGAACGTTTGCAGGAGTTGGGACTTGAGATCATCAGTCATGATGAATTGAAAGAACTCAAAAATGCGACGATATTGATCAGGGCGCATGGGGAGCCTCCCGAAACCTACCTCACTGCCCTCGAAAACAATCTTGAATTGATAGATGCTTCCTGTCCAGTAGTGTTAAAGTTGCAGAATCGTATCCGTAATGCATATGATGAAGATCGGCAAATCGTGATTCTGGGTAAAAAAGGACATGCAGAGGTAAATGGTTTGGTAGGACAAACCCAGCAAGAAGCCATCGTAATTTCATCTGAAGAAGAAGCAGAAAAACTGCAAATAGATAAACCTGTTTCTCTTTTCTCTCAAACTACCAAGGGAACCAAGCTTCTCTATAATATTCGGGAGAAAATGAACGACAAATTTGAGGACTTCAAATTCAACGATACCATTTGTCGGCAGGTGAGCAATCGCGAACCTGAATTGCAGAAGTTTTCAGATAAGCATGAAGTCATCATTTTTGTTTCTGGAAAAAAGAGCTCCAATGGGAAAGCCCTTTACCAAACCTGTAAATCCGTTAATCCTGAGAGCTACTTCATTTCCGGAGTAGAAGAACTGGACCTGGACTGGATCAGGGGAAAGAAGAGCATAGGCATTTGTGGAGCTACCTCAACTCCCATGTGGCTTATGGAAGAAGTGGCTGATTTTATCAACAAACAGCAAACAGAAAGTTTGCCTGCCTGA
- the cmk gene encoding (d)CMP kinase codes for MKKIIIAIDGYAGCGKSTTAQLVAEKLDYIYITTGAMYRATTLYFLRNDIPFDSENEKLEKALEQMRIELRVEGEHKVAQTYLNGVHVEDVLRTPEVNDNVSQVSVHPLVRKEMVRQQRMIGSQGGIVMDGRDIGTVVFPQAELKIFMKADVEVRAQRRLQELEERGIEISLEEVVENLKERDRIDTTREQSPLKQAADAIVIDTTDMSIPEQVEKVCKLAKGRMIEINKVEN; via the coding sequence GTGAAAAAAATTATCATTGCGATTGACGGTTATGCAGGATGTGGGAAGAGTACAACTGCACAACTGGTAGCTGAAAAGCTGGACTACATCTACATCACGACGGGAGCTATGTATAGGGCTACGACCTTGTATTTCCTCCGAAATGATATTCCTTTTGATTCAGAGAATGAGAAATTGGAGAAGGCCCTGGAGCAAATGAGAATAGAATTGAGAGTAGAAGGAGAACATAAAGTAGCTCAAACGTATTTAAATGGTGTTCATGTAGAAGATGTACTCAGGACTCCGGAAGTAAATGACAATGTGAGTCAGGTGAGTGTTCATCCATTGGTCCGTAAAGAGATGGTCCGCCAACAAAGAATGATTGGTTCTCAAGGAGGAATTGTGATGGATGGAAGAGATATCGGGACGGTTGTCTTTCCTCAGGCAGAGCTAAAAATCTTTATGAAAGCTGATGTTGAGGTGCGAGCCCAAAGGCGCTTACAGGAGTTGGAAGAAAGAGGAATTGAAATCAGTCTGGAGGAGGTCGTTGAAAATCTCAAGGAAAGAGACAGAATTGATACTACCCGCGAACAAAGTCCTTTGAAACAGGCTGCGGATGCTATCGTAATAGATACTACCGATATGAGTATTCCTGAGCAAGTAGAAAAAGTATGTAAACTTGCGAAAGGGAGAATGATAGAAATAAATAAGGTCGAGAATTGA
- the queD gene encoding 6-carboxytetrahydropterin synthase QueD translates to MPVVISKKFRFEAAHYLPKMPEGHKCRRLHGHSFVVVVNVAGEIDPDTGILIDFGDIKKLVKPYIEMLDHWCLNEVGEREGIDLLKNPTSENLAKWLYFTLKPKLAGLYSIIVHETCTAKCEFREKID, encoded by the coding sequence ATGCCAGTAGTAATAAGCAAAAAGTTCAGATTTGAAGCCGCTCATTATTTACCCAAAATGCCAGAAGGGCATAAATGCAGAAGACTGCATGGTCACAGCTTTGTGGTAGTGGTAAATGTGGCAGGGGAAATTGATCCTGATACAGGGATTTTGATTGATTTTGGGGATATAAAGAAGCTTGTCAAGCCTTATATCGAAATGTTGGATCACTGGTGCCTCAATGAGGTAGGAGAAAGGGAAGGCATTGATCTACTTAAAAATCCTACCTCAGAAAATCTCGCCAAATGGCTGTACTTTACCCTAAAGCCAAAGTTGGCGGGTTTGTATAGTATAATTGTCCATGAAACCTGTACTGCCAAATGTGAGTTCAGGGAAAAAATTGATTAA
- the thpR gene encoding RNA 2',3'-cyclic phosphodiesterase, whose amino-acid sequence MTRLFLGIPISPSIKEELLHFKEAQTAYTGVKWTAEEKLHITAYFFAEVAEEMLENLKSLLYIALKDQSSFDLEFEKYELAPPRQAARMIWARFKKSERFISLHEEVHALYSQIEKPIQRRKKPIPHITLARLKDQAPREREDYTWKYSCKDLSVDKLILWQSSLQPEGSIYEALEEYTLS is encoded by the coding sequence ATGACAAGATTGTTTTTAGGGATACCGATAAGTCCTTCCATAAAAGAGGAGCTTTTGCATTTTAAAGAAGCTCAAACTGCCTATACGGGAGTAAAATGGACAGCGGAAGAAAAGCTCCACATTACGGCATATTTTTTTGCAGAAGTGGCGGAAGAAATGTTAGAAAATCTAAAGTCGCTCCTTTACATTGCCCTAAAGGATCAATCTTCCTTTGACCTTGAATTTGAAAAATATGAGCTTGCTCCTCCCCGCCAAGCCGCACGCATGATCTGGGCTCGTTTCAAAAAGTCTGAGCGCTTCATTTCCCTCCATGAAGAGGTACATGCCCTGTACAGCCAAATTGAAAAACCCATTCAAAGAAGGAAGAAACCGATTCCCCATATTACCCTTGCCCGTCTAAAGGATCAGGCTCCCAGAGAAAGGGAGGATTATACTTGGAAATATAGCTGTAAAGATTTGAGCGTAGATAAGCTTATTTTATGGCAAAGCAGTTTGCAGCCAGAAGGAAGTATATACGAAGCTTTAGAAGAATATACCCTCAGCTAA
- a CDS encoding response regulator transcription factor translates to MSAKILYVEDDRSLAFVTRDNLEQAGFEICHCENGKMGLESFQAESFDLCLLDVMLSELDGFSIAEEIRKMDQQIPIIFLTAKSLKEDRIKGFETGGDDYITKPYSIEELILRIRVFLRRSKHQVLPRPGSLKLGAYDFDFDNLHLSHAGEQQRLTQREAEVLKFLYNRKNQVLKRAEILEGVWGEDDYFLGRSMDVFISKLRKYLKADERLSIENVHGIGFRFKCP, encoded by the coding sequence ATGTCTGCAAAAATTCTCTATGTGGAAGATGATCGAAGCCTGGCCTTTGTAACCCGAGACAATCTTGAGCAGGCAGGCTTTGAGATTTGTCATTGTGAAAATGGGAAAATGGGACTGGAAAGCTTTCAAGCAGAAAGTTTTGATCTTTGTCTGCTGGATGTCATGCTTTCCGAATTGGATGGGTTTAGCATAGCAGAAGAAATCAGGAAGATGGACCAGCAAATACCCATCATCTTTTTAACAGCAAAATCATTAAAGGAGGATCGAATCAAGGGCTTTGAAACGGGAGGAGATGATTATATAACCAAGCCTTACAGCATTGAAGAGTTGATCCTGCGGATACGGGTTTTTTTGAGGCGTAGCAAACATCAAGTCCTACCCAGACCTGGCTCCTTGAAATTAGGTGCTTATGATTTCGATTTTGATAATCTGCACCTGAGCCATGCGGGAGAACAGCAGCGATTGACCCAAAGAGAGGCAGAAGTATTAAAGTTTCTGTACAATAGAAAAAATCAAGTCCTGAAGCGAGCGGAGATACTGGAAGGAGTTTGGGGAGAAGATGATTATTTTCTGGGGCGCAGTATGGATGTATTTATCTCCAAACTGAGAAAATACCTGAAAGCTGATGAACGACTATCCATTGAAAATGTGCATGGCATTGGATTTCGTTTTAAATGCCCTTGA
- a CDS encoding HAMP domain-containing sensor histidine kinase encodes MKGSLIKWLIVLGSVAILGILSIQTYWLYRTWSLREAEFDQKVRASLFRVANNLAGLANIPLPTRQNLVQQISTDYYLVNIDHAFDASDLEVALRYHLESALLQENFDYYVYDCSSDEMLYCNSISYDGLESDILNLTAAQGDMIYYFGVRFPSRGGFILSSMDMSILFTLLLLMTIVFFILAIFIIRRQNRLARFQTDFINNMTHEFKTPISTIKISNQVFLDDAQVQQDPRLLNYASIIQDQNERLNQQVEKLLQIAEVGKNNLQLNLERVPLHQLIHTLKDSFSAKVEDKSGKIMLDLQATEDKVQADQLHLQNILFNLIDNSIKYSSKAPHIEISSRDESKGPVLEIRDQGVGIPKEYQKHVFDRFFRIPTGDVHNVKGFGLGLYYVKQICDAHGWKIQLGSEEGKGTRINIQFS; translated from the coding sequence TTGAAAGGAAGCTTAATCAAATGGTTAATTGTACTGGGCTCGGTTGCTATTCTCGGCATCCTGAGCATACAAACCTATTGGCTATATAGAACATGGTCTTTGCGAGAAGCTGAATTTGATCAGAAAGTGCGAGCCTCGCTTTTTCGCGTGGCCAATAATCTGGCAGGCCTTGCCAACATTCCCCTGCCAACAAGACAGAATTTGGTACAACAAATCTCTACAGACTACTACCTCGTCAATATCGATCATGCTTTTGATGCCAGTGATCTGGAGGTGGCGCTGCGCTATCACCTCGAATCCGCTTTATTGCAGGAAAACTTTGATTACTATGTATATGACTGCTCCAGCGATGAGATGCTGTATTGCAATTCCATCAGCTATGACGGACTGGAAAGTGATATCCTGAATCTCACAGCTGCTCAGGGAGATATGATCTATTATTTTGGCGTGAGATTTCCGAGTAGAGGAGGCTTTATCTTGAGTTCTATGGATATGAGCATTCTTTTTACCCTGCTTCTGCTCATGACAATCGTATTCTTTATCCTGGCCATCTTTATTATTCGAAGGCAAAATCGTCTTGCTCGCTTTCAGACAGATTTTATCAATAATATGACCCATGAGTTTAAAACGCCTATTTCCACGATAAAAATCAGCAACCAGGTCTTTCTGGATGATGCTCAGGTCCAGCAAGATCCTCGTCTGCTCAATTATGCTTCGATTATTCAAGACCAGAACGAAAGACTCAATCAACAGGTCGAAAAACTTTTACAGATCGCTGAAGTTGGAAAGAATAATCTTCAACTAAATCTGGAAAGGGTGCCCCTGCATCAGTTAATCCATACCCTCAAAGATAGTTTTAGTGCTAAAGTGGAAGATAAATCGGGAAAAATCATGCTCGATTTACAGGCTACTGAGGACAAGGTTCAAGCAGATCAATTACACCTGCAAAACATCCTCTTCAACCTCATTGACAATTCCATAAAGTATAGTTCAAAGGCTCCCCACATAGAAATAAGCAGTCGAGATGAGTCAAAAGGGCCAGTCTTGGAAATACGTGATCAGGGAGTGGGCATTCCCAAAGAATATCAAAAACATGTATTCGATCGCTTCTTCCGTATTCCAACTGGTGATGTACATAATGTAAAAGGATTTGGGCTGGGCTTATATTATGTGAAACAAATCTGTGATGCTCATGGATGGAAAATCCAGTTGGGAAGTGAAGAAGGAAAAGGCACCCGAATCAATATTCAATTCAGCTAA
- a CDS encoding DUF1573 domain-containing protein produces MRNLIFGSILLLSLVCLAWIPRNTEFTAEVENKKVLKASLVIGEDAAISWNKMEHDFGAIPQNVPVSYEFEITNTGDQAVKILDVKTSCGCTAAGYSKDAIEAGSSTYLTANYNAKSAGLFSKYIKVYTDVQEEPFKLQIKGEVEVAK; encoded by the coding sequence ATGAGAAATCTAATCTTTGGAAGCATTTTACTTCTATCCCTTGTTTGCCTTGCATGGATTCCCCGCAATACTGAGTTCACAGCAGAAGTTGAAAACAAAAAAGTACTCAAAGCCTCTTTGGTAATTGGAGAGGATGCTGCGATCAGCTGGAACAAAATGGAACATGACTTTGGGGCAATTCCTCAAAACGTACCCGTATCTTATGAATTTGAGATTACCAATACCGGGGATCAGGCAGTAAAAATCCTGGATGTAAAAACTTCTTGTGGATGTACAGCAGCCGGATACAGCAAAGACGCTATCGAAGCTGGAAGCTCCACCTATCTTACTGCTAACTACAATGCAAAAAGCGCAGGCCTATTCAGCAAGTACATCAAAGTTTATACAGATGTTCAGGAAGAGCCTTTCAAGCTTCAAATCAAAGGAGAAGTAGAAGTAGCTAAGTAA